Proteins from one Pristiophorus japonicus isolate sPriJap1 unplaced genomic scaffold, sPriJap1.hap1 HAP1_SCAFFOLD_689, whole genome shotgun sequence genomic window:
- the rasip1 gene encoding ras-interacting protein 1, with protein sequence MFSDDRKESVTPKFGKRNIPFGLWINSPKKHFVKLGKRWPSAGSVKSTSSESGSRSSEIVEMRPAGRSRVSRQNRVSQLFARGRWLSERKLAEPGSGPEAGADSGGPGDKEEQEELSVQPGAPGVLKIFGDQISAGANYKSVLATARSTAGSLVKEVLARYAMGQEAPSGFLLCDVVGRGDGPAGSWQTQCLRAVGDHERPLVLQEMWRPRRGYSRRFEIRRREEVDRASLRRSISEANISGGGKKDRKSVKSMLLPEPGDRAQTEASEIVSRSEELNFEEMAQTLIRPPSNLPYFLLLQGYDDKQDLVLHLMSGKKHVFGRGGRTASTGDGSGGIERVDTALCAPDILPRHCCVRRVERAGPGGGQARPEASATVRAYRGARVTRNGGLLQREAVLRPGDLLGLGEHFLLMYKDPAAGRPSPRPDWLPAPASPRALREAFSCLACGRALQDDPDAVRAYLSSRQLCLRYGPEEEDVGRLLEEVVGRMGGHGDEGGGQQEGDNFELAPAYLFAICIQYSADALEPRHLPGLLLKIANLVKKTTWDKIKEISKKQPDT encoded by the exons gtccaccagctccgagagcgggagcaggagcagcgagattgtGGAGATGAGGCCGGCTGGCCGGAGCCGCGTCAGCCGGCAAAACCGGGTCTCCCAGCTCTTTGCCCGCGGGCGGTGGCTGAGCGAGCGCAAGCTGGCGGAGCCAGGGTCCGGCCCCGAGGCGGGGGCCGACAGCGGCGGCCCTGgggacaaggaggagcaggaggagctctCAGTTCAGCCGGGAGCGCCGGGGGTGCTCAAGATCTTCGGCGACCAGATCAGCGCCGGGGCCAACTACAAGAGCGTGCTGGCCACCGCCCGCTCGACCGCCggcagcttggtcaaggaggtcctCGCCCGCTACGCGATGGGGCAGGAGGCCCCCTCCGGGTTCCTCCTCTGCGACGTGGTGGGGAGGGGCGACGGGCCGGCCGGGAGCTGGCAAACCCAATGCCTGAGGGCGGTGGGCGACCACGAGCGGCCGCTGGTGCTCCAGGAGATGTGGCGTCCTCGGCGGGGCTATTCGCGGCGGTTCGAGATCCGCAGGAGGGAGGAGGTGGACAGGGCCAG CCTCCGGAGGAGCATCAGCGAGGCCAATATCAGCGGCGGCGGGAAAAAAGATCGCAAGAGCGTCAAAAGCATGCTGCTGCCCGAGCCTGGCGATCGGGCTCAGACCGAGGCGTCGGAAATCGTTTCGCGGTCCGAGGAACTGAACTTTGAGGAGATGGCCCAGACCCTGATCCGGCCGCCCTCCAATCTGCCGTACTTTCTCCTCCTCCAGGGCTACGATGACAAGCAG GACTTGGTGCTGCACCTGATGTCGGGGAAGAAGCACGTTTTCGGGCGGGGCGGGCGCACAGCCTCGACGGGCGACGGAAGCGGAGGAATCGAGCGGGTGGACACGGCCCTGTGCGCCCCCGACATCCTGCCCCGCCACTGCTGCGTCAGGCGGGTGGAGCGGGCGGGGCCGGGCGGCGGGCAGGCCCGGCCCGAGGCCTCGGCGACCGTCCGGGCCTACCGGGGAGCCCGGGTCACCCGCAACGGGGGCCTGCTCCAGCGGGAGGCCGTGCTCAGGCCCGGCGACCTGCTGGGCCTGGGCGAGCACTTCCTCCTGATGTACAAGGACCCCGCGGCCGGCCGCCCCTCGCCCAGGCCGGACTGGCTGCCCGCGCCGGCCTCTCCCCGGGCCTTGCGcgaggccttcagctgcctggcttGCGGACGGGCCCTCCAGGACGACCCCGACGCCGTCCGGGCCTACCTCTCCAGCCGTCAGCTCTGCCTGAGGTACGGGCCGGAGGAGGAGGACGTGGGCCGCCTGTTGGAGGAGGTGGTGGGGCGGATGGGCGGCCACGGCGACGAGGGCGGCGGCCAACAGGAGGGCGACAACTTTGAGCTGGCTCCGGCCTACCTCTTCGCCATCTGCATCCAATACTCGGCCGACGCCCTGGAGCCCCGACACCTGCCCGGATTGTTGCTCAAGATCGCCAACCTGGTCAAGAAGACCACCTGG GACAAGATTAAGGAAATCAGCAAAAAGCAACCAGATAC